A stretch of the Marivirga tractuosa DSM 4126 genome encodes the following:
- a CDS encoding nSTAND1 domain-containing NTPase — MKDQNTTILEKPKSKYGKKNNPFPGLRPFKIEESHLFFGREGQSDEVLLKLSKHRFVGVIGPSGSGKSSFIYCGVLPILYGGFLTGRSTEWEVVVTRPGAAPIDNLAQALLKTDLVDEKLSEEDKQIKKTIISSLLRSSSVGLVETIMQFKGDKEKNYLILVDQFEELFRFKDSSNLQSVNETLAFINLLMEAINHADVPIYIAITMRSDFIGECSQFPELTKQINDSQYLIPQMTREQKRRAITGPVAVGSAEIAPRLTQQLLNDLGDNPDQLPILQHALMRTWDYWSHFRDYDEEPLDIKHYEAIGTMSEALSMHANEAYEELDEEQQRICEFLFKAITEKRGGGSYGIRRPTQLHEIAAIANTSEEKIIQVIEKFRDPGRSLLTPQYGVPLHSQSIIDISHESIMRIWNRLKNWVNDEADAVAMYKRLAEAADMFQQGKTSLWRPPDLQLAMNWQEKHNPTLIWGQRYHPAYERTISFLEHSEEEYEIEQRAKELQQKRRLRTARLTALIMASAAVVSILFLVYAFYQQTIAEKNLDLAKQEEARAKEQTEIAEQQRKLAEEKEKEANEQRERAIESAEIARIQEIRATEQAEIAKKQRIAAEKAEGEASESAKKAREQEKVALEEKERAEQEKARADQLRYLAIANAMAVKSTQLNDPQLQGLMAQQAYEFDERNSSYNYDPEIYDGLYYALKEFNHPLANKINGHNKSAKVVLGGTSDNEFFSAGSQGSILKWEKTGNQWVADTIASIRNRRVVKSMIFDQDKNHIYAAGQFINEAGESIIEKYDLNENGRDPEIIKGVKGSFVKMHFADDKLWILDEGGKAIKIMENGKSQNVYNSKVKINDFAVDQNKPYVWLAADNGDLYRINKTGENDTVMYQNGKTITAITSKYNFLAIGDVNGGVRLFSDYNFTSFNSLTGHIGGIDELKISGNGAAMLSAGKDKTVRVWNLSEITQAPIVLSDHSDWVWSTDFSANNEWIFSVSEDGMVHVWPYSIDLMGNQLCDELDRNMSTTEWATYVGSDLPYEKTCENLEKLSDAAN; from the coding sequence ATGAAGGATCAAAACACTACCATATTAGAAAAACCGAAATCGAAATACGGGAAGAAAAACAATCCTTTCCCGGGCTTGCGCCCATTCAAAATTGAAGAAAGCCACCTGTTTTTTGGCAGGGAAGGTCAAAGTGATGAGGTATTGTTAAAGCTTTCAAAACATCGCTTTGTTGGTGTTATAGGTCCTTCTGGAAGTGGTAAATCTTCATTTATCTATTGTGGGGTATTGCCAATTTTATATGGTGGTTTTTTGACTGGAAGATCCACAGAATGGGAAGTGGTTGTAACAAGACCAGGAGCAGCACCTATAGACAATTTGGCTCAAGCCCTTCTTAAAACAGATTTAGTGGATGAAAAATTGTCCGAAGAAGATAAACAAATCAAGAAAACCATAATTTCTTCACTCCTAAGGAGTTCTTCGGTTGGTTTGGTAGAAACCATCATGCAATTTAAAGGGGACAAAGAAAAAAATTATCTAATACTGGTCGATCAATTTGAAGAATTGTTCCGCTTTAAAGATTCTTCCAATTTGCAGTCAGTAAATGAGACGCTAGCTTTTATTAACTTATTAATGGAAGCTATCAATCATGCAGATGTGCCCATCTATATAGCTATTACTATGCGGTCGGATTTTATTGGGGAGTGTTCTCAATTTCCTGAATTGACCAAGCAAATCAATGACAGCCAATATTTGATCCCGCAAATGACCCGGGAACAAAAGAGAAGAGCTATTACTGGACCAGTAGCGGTAGGAAGTGCAGAAATAGCTCCAAGATTGACACAGCAATTGTTAAATGACTTAGGCGATAACCCAGACCAGTTGCCTATTTTGCAACATGCATTAATGCGTACTTGGGATTATTGGAGCCACTTTAGGGATTATGATGAGGAACCACTTGATATCAAGCATTATGAAGCTATTGGTACAATGTCAGAGGCATTGTCAATGCATGCCAACGAAGCCTATGAAGAGCTTGATGAGGAGCAACAAAGAATTTGTGAGTTTCTTTTTAAAGCAATAACCGAAAAAAGAGGGGGAGGCAGCTATGGAATTAGAAGACCAACCCAGCTTCATGAAATTGCCGCAATTGCCAATACTTCCGAGGAAAAGATTATCCAAGTAATTGAGAAGTTCCGTGATCCGGGAAGATCTTTATTAACACCTCAATATGGTGTTCCATTGCATAGTCAATCAATTATTGATATTTCTCATGAAAGTATAATGAGAATTTGGAACCGTCTGAAAAACTGGGTAAACGATGAAGCAGATGCTGTGGCAATGTATAAGAGATTAGCCGAGGCTGCTGATATGTTTCAGCAAGGCAAAACCAGTTTGTGGCGTCCACCTGATTTGCAATTGGCAATGAATTGGCAGGAAAAGCATAATCCAACCTTGATTTGGGGGCAACGCTATCATCCAGCTTATGAAAGAACTATTTCTTTCTTGGAGCATTCTGAGGAGGAATATGAAATAGAACAAAGAGCTAAGGAATTACAACAAAAAAGAAGGCTAAGAACAGCCAGACTTACTGCTTTAATTATGGCTTCAGCTGCGGTAGTTTCAATTTTATTTCTTGTATATGCGTTTTATCAACAAACTATAGCTGAGAAAAATTTAGACTTAGCCAAACAAGAAGAAGCACGTGCTAAGGAACAAACAGAAATAGCAGAGCAACAAAGGAAATTGGCAGAGGAAAAGGAAAAAGAAGCAAATGAGCAAAGAGAGAGAGCAATAGAAAGTGCAGAAATTGCTAGAATTCAGGAGATAAGAGCAACTGAGCAAGCAGAGATCGCCAAAAAACAGAGAATTGCAGCGGAAAAAGCAGAAGGAGAAGCAAGCGAATCAGCAAAAAAGGCACGCGAACAGGAAAAAGTGGCACTAGAGGAAAAAGAAAGGGCTGAACAAGAAAAAGCCAGAGCAGATCAATTGCGTTATTTAGCCATTGCCAATGCTATGGCCGTAAAATCAACGCAATTAAATGATCCGCAATTACAAGGATTGATGGCACAACAAGCCTACGAATTTGATGAGCGCAATAGCAGCTATAATTATGATCCTGAAATATACGATGGGTTATATTATGCACTCAAAGAATTTAATCACCCATTAGCTAATAAAATTAATGGTCACAATAAATCAGCAAAAGTAGTGCTGGGAGGAACCAGTGATAATGAATTTTTCTCTGCTGGCTCCCAAGGAAGTATTTTAAAATGGGAAAAGACCGGAAATCAATGGGTGGCTGATACTATTGCTTCCATAAGAAATAGAAGAGTTGTAAAATCAATGATTTTTGATCAAGATAAAAATCATATCTATGCGGCAGGTCAGTTCATTAACGAAGCAGGAGAGTCGATCATAGAGAAATATGACCTTAATGAAAACGGTAGAGATCCAGAAATAATTAAAGGAGTAAAAGGCTCTTTTGTTAAAATGCATTTTGCGGATGATAAGTTATGGATTTTGGATGAAGGTGGAAAGGCCATTAAAATCATGGAGAATGGAAAAAGTCAAAATGTATATAACTCTAAGGTTAAAATAAATGATTTTGCAGTTGATCAAAATAAGCCGTATGTATGGTTAGCGGCTGATAATGGTGATTTATACCGCATTAATAAAACTGGTGAAAATGATACCGTAATGTATCAAAATGGAAAAACAATTACAGCTATCACCTCTAAATATAACTTTTTAGCAATAGGAGATGTGAATGGAGGTGTAAGATTATTCTCTGACTACAATTTCACTAGTTTTAATTCTCTAACGGGTCATATAGGTGGAATAGATGAGCTAAAAATAAGCGGCAATGGCGCAGCCATGTTATCAGCTGGTAAAGACAAGACCGTTAGGGTATGGAATCTCTCAGAAATCACACAAGCTCCGATTGTATTATCTGACCATAGTGACTGGGTCTGGTCTACAGATTTTAGTGCTAATAATGAGTGGATATTTTCAGTATCTGAAGATGGGATGGTTCATGTTTGGCCTTATTCTATTGACTTAATGGGCAATCAGCTGTGTGACGAATTGGATCGAAATATGAGCACAACTGAATGGGCAACTTATGTGGGTAGCGATCTACCTTATGAAAAAACATGTGAAAATTTAGAAAAACTATCCGATGCGGCTAATTAA
- a CDS encoding outer membrane beta-barrel protein, protein MRLIKIILFLSSLVVLVPFYGSAQTSCVQNLREARNFYDAGKLNELPKLLLTCIDNGFTKEEKVEALRLVTLSYLFDEEEQKAEASYLRLLKIEPEYQVNLESDPTELIILSERYDTKPKFFFGLKGAAAYNILDIAPNFVYRSAQPGSYDPPIGLSGGLFFQYPINEDFSANIETHYNFRRTVLERQIQRTEGNSDGIQIISETQQWVEVPLLVNYKIPMVNRFLLEATGGPSFHYLISSSLSVTGVNEEINNKDMLEYRNQMNLSALLGLRANFKIIGRNFMTVEALFQYRFLEENRELNPDERLETLPDLIQAGYADGQLKGHALILRIGFRFPRFNPELIK, encoded by the coding sequence ATGCGGCTAATTAAAATTATATTGTTTCTGAGCTCTTTGGTAGTTCTAGTTCCTTTTTATGGTTCAGCACAAACTTCTTGCGTACAAAACCTGAGAGAAGCCAGAAATTTTTATGATGCAGGAAAACTAAATGAGTTACCCAAGCTTTTACTGACATGTATTGATAATGGTTTTACGAAAGAAGAAAAAGTAGAAGCCTTAAGATTAGTAACGCTTTCCTATTTATTTGATGAAGAAGAGCAAAAAGCGGAAGCTTCTTATTTGAGATTACTGAAAATAGAACCTGAATATCAAGTGAACCTTGAATCAGATCCAACAGAGCTTATTATTTTATCTGAAAGATATGATACAAAACCTAAGTTTTTCTTTGGGCTTAAAGGTGCTGCTGCTTATAACATATTAGACATTGCACCTAATTTTGTTTACAGATCAGCTCAGCCAGGTAGTTATGATCCTCCAATTGGTCTTTCAGGAGGATTGTTCTTCCAGTATCCAATCAATGAGGATTTTTCCGCTAATATTGAAACTCACTATAATTTTAGAAGAACAGTACTAGAAAGGCAAATACAAAGAACAGAAGGGAATTCAGATGGTATTCAAATAATTAGTGAAACTCAACAGTGGGTAGAAGTACCCTTATTAGTAAATTATAAAATACCAATGGTCAACCGCTTTCTTTTAGAAGCCACTGGCGGCCCTTCTTTTCATTATTTAATTTCTTCAAGTTTAAGCGTAACGGGGGTTAATGAGGAAATTAATAATAAAGATATGCTTGAGTATAGAAACCAAATGAACTTGAGCGCTCTTTTGGGGCTGCGGGCTAATTTTAAGATAATCGGAAGGAATTTCATGACAGTTGAAGCGCTTTTTCAATATAGATTTCTAGAAGAGAACAGAGAGTTAAATCCTGATGAGCGTTTAGAAACACTTCCTGATTTAATCCAAGCTGGTTATGCAGACGGGCAATTAAAAGGACATGCTTTGATACTGAGAATAGGCTTTCGTTTTCCACGTTTTAATCCTGAGTTAATAAAATGA